The Nisaea sp. DNA segment TGACGGTGAAGTCCAGCCGGGTCGGGCTGCCTATATTGCCGTAGCTGACATCGCCGACATGCAGGCCGAGCGCGTGTTCGATCACCGGCTTGCCATGTTTTTTACGGATGGCATTGCGGCCGCGCAGCAGAGTCTGCGCTTCGATTGCCGCCTTCAGTGCCGAATCGGCGTCTTTTTCGGCGCTGTCCGGGCCGAGCGGGAAGATGGCGAGCAGCCCGTCGCCGATGAATTTCAGGATTTCGCCGCCGCGTTCCTCGATCGATTGGGACATTACTTCGAAGTAATCGTTCAGCAACGAGATGATCTCGGGTCCGGGCAGGGCGTCCGAGGCCGCGGTGAAGCCGCGCACATCGGCATAAAGGATGGCCGCACGGATGGTTTCCGTGCTGCCGCGCCGGATCGCACCGTTCAGCACCCGCCGGCCGGTATCGTGCCCGAGATAAACCTGCAGCAGTTCCTCAGTCAGTTTCTGGCGTTCCAGGATTTCGATCCTGAGAGCCAGCACCGGAAGCAGGCTATCGAGGATGCTCAATTGCTCGGTCGTAAAGCCATCCTCGGTATCCGTGGTCCAGGTCACGAAATTGATCTCACCGTCACTGAATTTCAGCGGCATGGCGACATAGTCGGTCGCGCCCTGCTGTTTCAGGTCCATCAGAACGGGATAGTCCAGCGGGACGGTGGAGTCCGTTAGCCGGCGGCGGATGGCGCCCGCACCGTTGAAGATCACGGGCAAGGGGCTGGTCTTGAAGCTTTCCGTTTCCTCGATACCGTGCAGCACCATCAGCTCTTCCGGATCGCGCATTGTCTTGCGCCAGATAACGCTGCGGCCGTTTGCCTGCGGATGCAGCGTGCGGATGAAGCAGGAGGCCCGCTGAAGCGGCATGCCCTGGACGACCAGGAGGTGGCAGAGATCCCGCATCAGGGCGCGCATCGAGAGGATGCCGGTCGAGCGCTCCAGCAGCCAGCGACCGGGCGGCAAAGCCAGATCGTCTTCGGTGAGCGCGCTGCCGGTCGGGAGCAGGTCCGCCGGGTCGGCACCGTGATGCATGATGCGGATATGAGGCCGCGCGGAGTCTTCGGGAAGGTTCTGCGCCAGGGTCGCTCTCCGTTGCTTGATTGGGTGCCCGGTATGGAAAGACTGTCTTTCCTTGCGCCCGAAATGCAATTTGATGATAAGGCAGGCGGACGATTGCAAAAAGTGGGCTTGAAATCCGCGCCGGCAAGGTCACTCTATATGGTACCAATTTGGTGCCCGGCGATATGCGGCACTGTAAGGACGTGATGGCACTGGCGCCCGGAAAAGAAGGCGCCGACCGGAGCGAGCCTCTCAAGGAGAGAACGGAATGTTCATTCAGACTGAAGAAACGCCGAACCCGGCAACGCTCAAGTTCCTTCCCGGACGGGAAGTCATGGGAGCCGGAACCGCGGAGTATCGCTCCGAGGAAGAGTCGGCCGGCAAATCGCCGCTGGCGGAGCGCCTGTTCGATGTCGACG contains these protein-coding regions:
- a CDS encoding adenylate/guanylate cyclase domain-containing protein, which translates into the protein MHHGADPADLLPTGSALTEDDLALPPGRWLLERSTGILSMRALMRDLCHLLVVQGMPLQRASCFIRTLHPQANGRSVIWRKTMRDPEELMVLHGIEETESFKTSPLPVIFNGAGAIRRRLTDSTVPLDYPVLMDLKQQGATDYVAMPLKFSDGEINFVTWTTDTEDGFTTEQLSILDSLLPVLALRIEILERQKLTEELLQVYLGHDTGRRVLNGAIRRGSTETIRAAILYADVRGFTAASDALPGPEIISLLNDYFEVMSQSIEERGGEILKFIGDGLLAIFPLGPDSAEKDADSALKAAIEAQTLLRGRNAIRKKHGKPVIEHALGLHVGDVSYGNIGSPTRLDFTVIGPAVNLASRLQGLAKELGHPIVASDLIARMVKLPVKPLGRHPIRGLRAPVEIFAPYGVESVTA